TTGGTCATTTTCGGATCTTCCAGCTGGTCGCATATCGCCACTCGGAGCCCGGCCTTTACCAGTTTCGGGAGGTAGGTATTCAGTGAATGGTGCGGAAACCCGGCCAGCGCCGTTTCGGTTTCGCTGCCTGCCCCGCGCTTGGTGAGCACGATACCCAATATCTCCGCCGCCCTTACAGCATCTTCGCCAAAGGTCTCATAAAAATCGCCCACACGGAACAGCAGGCACGCATCGGGATATTTCACCTTAATAGCGTTGTACTGCTTCATTAACGGGGTTTCCTTCGCGGACTTTTCTTTAGTAGCTGCCAATGTAAAGGGTATGATTTGATTAAGAGGCGAATTTACTCAAATTCCGAAAAAGAAGCGCAAGGGTGTTTGTAAATGGTGGATAACTTCTATTCTATTTCAGATTTCAGAAGGCAGATTTCAGATTGAGCTTCACTCATGCCGAAGGGGTAAGTTTATATTAGGCGTGCCACATCCCGGCTTCACCCAGCGCAGTGGCCGGGCCATACGCTGTATCCCTCCACTGCGCTGCGGGGATGCCGCTTCTGTCCCTCAAGCGGAGCTACACTCATGCCGGAAAATTGCGACGAATTGAATAAGCTATTAGAAATCACACCACCACCTTCATCAATCCCCTGTTATGCACCGTATACCCTTTAGACAAATACAATTTTTGGGCAACAACATTATGCCCTTCAATCTCAAGGTAAATTATTTTAATAGATAATAATTTTCCCTGTTCATATATAAAGTCTAACGTTAACCTGCCCAGTCCCAATCCGCGTGCATCGGGCGAAATGAAAAGCTCATCCAAAAACGCGATCCTCCCTTTATATTCAAACGAAAAAACGAATGTAAGGATTGCATAGCCCACAGGTTTCCCTTCATGTAAGATCACCCAGCCACGGCCCAGGCTCTCATTCTCTGTAAATTCCAAAAACAAATCCCTCGACACCGTAGCATCAATAGGGTAGTTGTCGATGGCATAGAATTCTTCCATCATGCCCACTACAGCGTGTGCATCGGCTTGTTCGAAAGGCTTAAACACCGGTTTCATTAGCAATATGGTTTATGATGATGCCTACAGCACCACGGTTCATCGATACAAAAGTGCCAGCAATATGGCCTGTTTCCCAACGCTGGTCATCGTTGTGGGTAAGCAGGGATAAAGCATCTTCCATTTCCTGTTTGTTTTTAACGGAAATACAGCCGCCCATATTTACCAATGCTACCGCTTCCGGAAACTTTTGGTGGTTGGGCCCAATGATGACCGGTACCTCGAAAGCCGCAGGTTCCAGTATATTGTGCAACCCTGCGGTGCCGAACCCGCCGCCTACATACGCCACATCGGCATAGCTGTATATTTTGGTCAAAAGCCCTACGGTATTGATGATCAGTACATCATAATCCGCAAGGTTTTTGCCTTCTTTTTCAGTGAATAAAACAGCTGGTTTGGTAATGCTTTGCTGCAATGCCGGCACATGCGCAAAAGTATGCGGAGCGATAATAAATTTAGTGCCCGTGGACGAATTGATATAATCCGTAAACATCGTTTCATCTTTGGGCCACGAGCTCCCGAAAACAACCGTGATCTTTCCATCAATAAACTCTTCTATAAAAGGCAGGTTGTTGTCTCGTTCCAGTATCTCGCTTACGCGGTCATAGCGGGTATCGCCACTTATGGTCGCATTGGTAAACCCTATGGTTTGCAGCAGCTTTTTAGAGCTTTCATATTGCACGAAAAAATGAGTGAACGCCTTCAGTGCATCCCTGTAAAAACCACCATACCATTTAAAGAACGCCTGCTTCTCCCTGAACATCCCCGAAATAAGGTAAGTAGGCGTGTTGTGTTTCCTAAGCTCATTGAGGTAATTCGGCCAAAACTCATATTTGATGAAGAAAACAAGCTCAGGGTGGGCGAGGGCAACGAATTTTTTGGCATTTGCCAGTGTATCCAGTGGCAGGTAAACCACTACATCGGCATCTTTGGTGTTCTTTCGCACCTCATAACCCGAAGGCGAAAAAAACGACACGACTATCTTGTGGCCGGGATACATGGCTTTTACTTTTTGCATCACCGGCAGGCCCTGCTCATATTCGCCCAGCGAGGCGGCATGGAACCAGATCACCTTATCCGAAGCGGCAATTTTTTGCGAAAGCGTATCGAAAACCACTTTCCTGCCTTCTACGAACAATTTGATCTTGGGTATAAAAAGCGCTATAAGTTTCAGGTGCCATCCGGCAATTACGGTGAGCAGGTTATATATAAAAAGCATGCCTTGAATATTGATGCGCTAAATTACATATTTTCATTGGCAGGCAGTCATTTAATTAGTAGTTTTGCGTGACTTTAATACTTCGCAGATAATGAAAAAAATACAGATGGTCGACCTGAAAAGCCAGTACGACCGCATAAAAGATACCGTAAATGCTTCCATTCAGGAAGTGCTCGACAATACTGCCTATATCAACGGCCCGCAGGTACAAAGCTTCCAGAAAAACCTGGAAGATTATCTTGGCGGCA
Above is a genomic segment from Flavobacterium album containing:
- a CDS encoding GNAT family N-acetyltransferase, which encodes MKPVFKPFEQADAHAVVGMMEEFYAIDNYPIDATVSRDLFLEFTENESLGRGWVILHEGKPVGYAILTFVFSFEYKGRIAFLDELFISPDARGLGLGRLTLDFIYEQGKLLSIKIIYLEIEGHNVVAQKLYLSKGYTVHNRGLMKVVV
- a CDS encoding 3-deoxy-D-manno-octulosonic acid transferase, whose amino-acid sequence is MLFIYNLLTVIAGWHLKLIALFIPKIKLFVEGRKVVFDTLSQKIAASDKVIWFHAASLGEYEQGLPVMQKVKAMYPGHKIVVSFFSPSGYEVRKNTKDADVVVYLPLDTLANAKKFVALAHPELVFFIKYEFWPNYLNELRKHNTPTYLISGMFREKQAFFKWYGGFYRDALKAFTHFFVQYESSKKLLQTIGFTNATISGDTRYDRVSEILERDNNLPFIEEFIDGKITVVFGSSWPKDETMFTDYINSSTGTKFIIAPHTFAHVPALQQSITKPAVLFTEKEGKNLADYDVLIINTVGLLTKIYSYADVAYVGGGFGTAGLHNILEPAAFEVPVIIGPNHQKFPEAVALVNMGGCISVKNKQEMEDALSLLTHNDDQRWETGHIAGTFVSMNRGAVGIIINHIANETGV